One stretch of Scatophagus argus isolate fScaArg1 chromosome 18, fScaArg1.pri, whole genome shotgun sequence DNA includes these proteins:
- the LOC124049751 gene encoding NLR family CARD domain-containing protein 3-like isoform X3 gives MNTSLSVGVCRRRNKVCLIACGAEQVRPLTGVGSAMNQCEETEEGVPPSKTTLCGEPDQSQTKAQSHEQQQRPDGPEPEPEPEPRCVSIRSHQFVVQPFHFKGRLPSETHVDQQTADSPVPSCVSMKSDDSMFRPVNFRGECNSAKGRVQQQQSDVLGGQSVQQNPADLDSIFMHLEENVVTFVKNELKKFQKVLSPDYPESLERQSEDEEVLDGEDEEQRSSSSRDAFLKITLHFLRKMKHEELADCLLSRTVAAVCRRQLQSKLKKKYESVFEGIAKAGNPTLLNQIYTELHITEGGTAEVNEEHEVRQIEIALRKTRRPETTIRQEDIFKASAGRDGPIRTVMTKGVAGIGKTVSTQKFTLDWAEDKANQDVHFTFPFTFRELNVLKDKKYSLVELVHDFFIETKEAGICRFEEFQVVFIFDGLDECRLTLDFHNNEILTDVTESTTVDVLLTNLIRGNLLPSARLWITTRPAAANQIPPECVDMVTEVRGFTDPQKEEYFRKRSRDDEKQASRIISHIKTSRSLHIMCHIPVFCWITATVLEDALKAREGGELPKTLTEMYIHFLVVQSKVKNIKYDGGDGIDLHRNPDSRKMIESLGKLAFEQLQKGNLIFYESDLTDCGIDIRAASVYSGVFTQIFKEERGLYQDKVFCFVHLSVQEFLAALHVHQMFNKSGVNLLAEEQTTSQESETRTDESEETQLYQSAVDEALRSPNGHLDLFLRFLLGLSLQTNQTLLRDLMKHTRSISQTNQETVKYIKKKISENLSPERIINLFHCLNELNDGSLVEEIQHSLRSVSLSTDELSPAQWSALCFILLSSEEDLDVFDLKKYSASEEVLLRLLPVVKASSKALLSGCNLSERSCEALSSVLSSQSSSLRELDLSNNNLHDFGSKLLSAGWKNPNCKVETLRLNGCNLSGRICEALSSVLSSQSSSLRELDLSNNDLQDSGVKLLSAGLKSPNCQLETLRLSGCMITQEGCTSLASALRSNPSQLRELDLSYNHPGHSGVELLSAGLQDPHWRLDTLRMEHGGEQRLKPGLRKYACELTVDTNTVNTNLKLSDNNRKVIRMREEQPHPDHPERFDCWKQLLCRTGLTGRCYWEVEWSGGVDISVTYRGIRRKGDTDDCLFGWNNQSWSLNCSDVDGFSVWHNRRSTDLPSSSSVSHRVAVYVDCPAGTLSFYKVSSDTLIHLHTFNITFTEPLYAGFRLWSDFSSVSLCSV, from the exons ATGAACACCAGTCTATCTGTCGGCGTCTGCAGACgaagaaacaaagtgtgtttgatcGCATGTGGAGCTGAACAGGTGAGACCCCTGACAG gtgtgggatctgctatgaatcagtgtgaggagacagaggagggagtccctccctctaaaaccactctgtgtggggaacCTGACCAAAGCCAGACCAaagctcagag ccacgagcagcagcagagaccagacggtcctgaacctgaacctgaacctgaacccagGTGCGTGTCCATCAGGAGCCACCAGTTCGTGGTTCAACCATTCCACTTTAAAGGACGACTTCCTTCAGAGACTCA tgtggaccagcagacagcagactctcctgtacccagctgtgtgtccatgaagagtgaTGATTCCATGTTTCGACCTGTTAACTTTAGAGGTGAATGCAACTCTGCTAAAGGAAG agttcagcagcaacagtcagatgttctcggtggtcagtctgtccagcagaatccagcagacctggactccatattcatg catcttgAGGAGAATGTTGTCACTTTTGTGAAGAATGAGCTGAAGAAGTTCCAGAAGGTTCTGAGTCCAGATTACCCAGAAAGCttagagaggcagagtgaggatgaggaggtgttggatggtgaggatgaagagcagaggagcagcagcagcagagacgcatTCCTGAAgatcacactgcacttcctgaggaAAATGAAGCATGAGGAGCTGGCTGACTGTCTGTTGAGCA gaactgttgctgcagtttgtcgACGTCAGCTCCAATCtaagctgaagaagaagtacGAGTCtgtgtttgaggggattgctaaagcaggaaacccgaccctcctgaatcagatctacacagagctccacatcacagagggagggactgcagaggtcaatgaagaacatgaggtcagacagattgaaatAGCACTCAGGAAAACCAGAAgaccagaaacaacaataagacaggaagacatctttaaagcctcagctggaagagatggaccaatcagaacagtgatgacaaagggagtggctggcattgggaaaacagtctcaacacagaagttcactctggactgggctgaagacaaagccaaccaggacgtccacttcacatttccattcactttcagagagctgaatgtgctgaaggACAAAAAGTACAGCTTGGTGGAACTTGTTCATGACTTCTTCATTGAAACTaaagaagcaggaatctgcaggtttgaggagttccaggttgtgttcatctttgacggtctggatgagtgtcgacTTACTCTGGACTTTCATAATaatgagatcctgactgatgtcacagagtccaccacagtggatgtgctgctgacaaacctcatcagagggaatctgcttccctctgctcgcctctggataaccacacgacctgcagcagccaatcagatccctcctgagtgtgttgacatggtgacagaggtcagagggttcactgacccacagaaggaggagtacttcaggaaAAGATCCAGAGATGATGAGAAGCAGGCGagcagaatcatctcccacatcaagacatcacgaagcctccacatcatgtgccacatcccagtcttctgctggatcactgctacagttctggaggatgCGCTGAAGGCCAGAGAGGGTGGAGAGCtgcccaagaccctgactgagatgtacatccacttcctggtggttcaatccaaagtgaagaacatcaagtatgatggaggagatgggatAGATCTACACCGGaatccagacagcaggaagatgattgagtctctgggaaaactggcttttgagcagctgcagaaaggcaacctgatcttctatgaatcagacctgacagactgtgggatcgatatcagagcagcctcagtgtactcaggagtgttcacccagatctttaaagaggagagaggactctaCCAGGACAAGGTGTTCTGCTTCGTCCATCTGAGtgttcaggagtttctggctgctcttcatgtccatCAGATGTTCAACAAATCTGGTGTCAATCTGCTGGCTGAAGAACAAACAACATCCCAGGAATCTGAGACAAGAACAGACGAATCTGAAGAGACACAGCTAtaccagagtgctgtggatgAGGCCTTACGgagtccaaatggacacctggaTTTGTTCCTTCGCTTCCTCCTGGGTCTTTCACTTCAGACCAATCAGACTCTCCTACGAGAtctgatgaaacacacaagaagTATCTCACAGACCAATCAGGAAACAGTCAAgtacatcaagaagaagatcagTGAGAATCTGTCTCCAGAGAGAATCATCAATCTGTttcactgtctgaatgaactgaatgatggctctctggtggaggagatccaacaCTCCCTGAGGTCAGTaagtctctccacagatgaactgtctcctgctcagtggtcagctctgtgcttcatcttactgtcatcagaagaagatctgGACGTGTTTGACCTCAAGAAATATTCTGCTTCAGAGGAGGttcttctgaggctgctgccagtggtcaaaGCCTCCAGCAAAGCTCT gctcagtggctgtaatctgtcagagagaagctgtgaggctctgtcctcagttctcagctcccagtcctctagtctgagagagctggacctgagcaACAACAACCTGCACGATTTCGGATcgaagctgctgtctgctggatgGAAGAATCCAAACTGTAAAgtggagactctcag GCTGaatggctgtaatctgtcagggAGAatctgtgaagctctgtcctcagttctcagctcccagtcctctagtctgagagagctggacctgagcaACAAtgacctgcaggattcaggagtgaagctgctgtctgctggcctgaagagtccaaactgtcagctggagactctgag GTTATCAGGCTGTATGATCACACAGGAAGGCTGtacttctctggcctcagctctgagatccaacccctcccagctgagagagctggacctgagctacaatcatccaggacactcaggagtggagctgctgtctgctggactgcaggatccacactggagactggacactCTCAG GATGGAACATGGTGgagagcagaggctgaaacctgGTCTGcggaagt atgcctgtgaactcacagtggacacaaacacagtaaacacaaacctcaaactgtctgacaacaacaggaaggtgaTACGAATGAGAGAGGAGCAGCCTCATCCTGATCatccagagaggtttgactgctggaaacagctgctgtgtagaactggtctgactggtcgCTGCTACTGGGAGGTCGAGTGGAGTGGAGGAGTTGACATATCAGTGacttacagaggaatcagaaggaaAGGAGACACTGATGACTGTCTGTTTGGTTGGAATAATCAGTCCTGGAGTCTGAACTGCTCTGATGTTGATGGTTTTTCTGTATGGCACAATAGAAGAAGTACAgatctcccctcctcctcctctgtctctcacagagttgcagtgtatgtggactgtcctgctggcactctgtccttctacaaagtctcctctgacacactgatccacctccacaccttcaacatCACATTCACTGAACCACTATATGCTGGATTTCGGCTCTGGTCTGAtttttcctcagtgtctctgtgttctgtgtag
- the LOC124049751 gene encoding NLR family CARD domain-containing protein 3-like isoform X1, whose translation MNQCEETEEGVPPSKTTLCGEPDQSQTKAQSHEQQQRPDGPEPEPEPEPRCVSIRSHQFVVQPFHFKGRLPSETHVDQQTADSPVPSCVSMKSDDSMFRPVNFRGECNSAKGRVQQQQSDVLGGQSVQQNPADLDSIFMHLEENVVTFVKNELKKFQKVLSPDYPESLERQSEDEEVLDGEDEEQRSSSSRDAFLKITLHFLRKMKHEELADCLLSRTVAAVCRRQLQSKLKKKYESVFEGIAKAGNPTLLNQIYTELHITEGGTAEVNEEHEVRQIEIALRKTRRPETTIRQEDIFKASAGRDGPIRTVMTKGVAGIGKTVSTQKFTLDWAEDKANQDVHFTFPFTFRELNVLKDKKYSLVELVHDFFIETKEAGICRFEEFQVVFIFDGLDECRLTLDFHNNEILTDVTESTTVDVLLTNLIRGNLLPSARLWITTRPAAANQIPPECVDMVTEVRGFTDPQKEEYFRKRSRDDEKQASRIISHIKTSRSLHIMCHIPVFCWITATVLEDALKAREGGELPKTLTEMYIHFLVVQSKVKNIKYDGGDGIDLHRNPDSRKMIESLGKLAFEQLQKGNLIFYESDLTDCGIDIRAASVYSGVFTQIFKEERGLYQDKVFCFVHLSVQEFLAALHVHQMFNKSGVNLLAEEQTTSQESETRTDESEETQLYQSAVDEALRSPNGHLDLFLRFLLGLSLQTNQTLLRDLMKHTRSISQTNQETVKYIKKKISENLSPERIINLFHCLNELNDGSLVEEIQHSLRSVSLSTDELSPAQWSALCFILLSSEEDLDVFDLKKYSASEEVLLRLLPVVKASSKALLSGCNLSERSCEALSSVLSSQSSSLRELDLSNNNLHDFGSKLLSAGWKNPNCKVETLRLNGCNLSGRICEALSSVLSSQSSSLRELDLSNNDLQDSGVKLLSAGLKSPNCQLETLRLSGCMITQEGCTSLASALRSNPSQLRELDLSYNHPGHSGVELLSAGLQDPHWRLDTLRYEHTTRAHTRLSAS comes from the exons atgaatcagtgtgaggagacagaggagggagtccctccctctaaaaccactctgtgtggggaacCTGACCAAAGCCAGACCAaagctcagag ccacgagcagcagcagagaccagacggtcctgaacctgaacctgaacctgaacccagGTGCGTGTCCATCAGGAGCCACCAGTTCGTGGTTCAACCATTCCACTTTAAAGGACGACTTCCTTCAGAGACTCA tgtggaccagcagacagcagactctcctgtacccagctgtgtgtccatgaagagtgaTGATTCCATGTTTCGACCTGTTAACTTTAGAGGTGAATGCAACTCTGCTAAAGGAAG agttcagcagcaacagtcagatgttctcggtggtcagtctgtccagcagaatccagcagacctggactccatattcatg catcttgAGGAGAATGTTGTCACTTTTGTGAAGAATGAGCTGAAGAAGTTCCAGAAGGTTCTGAGTCCAGATTACCCAGAAAGCttagagaggcagagtgaggatgaggaggtgttggatggtgaggatgaagagcagaggagcagcagcagcagagacgcatTCCTGAAgatcacactgcacttcctgaggaAAATGAAGCATGAGGAGCTGGCTGACTGTCTGTTGAGCA gaactgttgctgcagtttgtcgACGTCAGCTCCAATCtaagctgaagaagaagtacGAGTCtgtgtttgaggggattgctaaagcaggaaacccgaccctcctgaatcagatctacacagagctccacatcacagagggagggactgcagaggtcaatgaagaacatgaggtcagacagattgaaatAGCACTCAGGAAAACCAGAAgaccagaaacaacaataagacaggaagacatctttaaagcctcagctggaagagatggaccaatcagaacagtgatgacaaagggagtggctggcattgggaaaacagtctcaacacagaagttcactctggactgggctgaagacaaagccaaccaggacgtccacttcacatttccattcactttcagagagctgaatgtgctgaaggACAAAAAGTACAGCTTGGTGGAACTTGTTCATGACTTCTTCATTGAAACTaaagaagcaggaatctgcaggtttgaggagttccaggttgtgttcatctttgacggtctggatgagtgtcgacTTACTCTGGACTTTCATAATaatgagatcctgactgatgtcacagagtccaccacagtggatgtgctgctgacaaacctcatcagagggaatctgcttccctctgctcgcctctggataaccacacgacctgcagcagccaatcagatccctcctgagtgtgttgacatggtgacagaggtcagagggttcactgacccacagaaggaggagtacttcaggaaAAGATCCAGAGATGATGAGAAGCAGGCGagcagaatcatctcccacatcaagacatcacgaagcctccacatcatgtgccacatcccagtcttctgctggatcactgctacagttctggaggatgCGCTGAAGGCCAGAGAGGGTGGAGAGCtgcccaagaccctgactgagatgtacatccacttcctggtggttcaatccaaagtgaagaacatcaagtatgatggaggagatgggatAGATCTACACCGGaatccagacagcaggaagatgattgagtctctgggaaaactggcttttgagcagctgcagaaaggcaacctgatcttctatgaatcagacctgacagactgtgggatcgatatcagagcagcctcagtgtactcaggagtgttcacccagatctttaaagaggagagaggactctaCCAGGACAAGGTGTTCTGCTTCGTCCATCTGAGtgttcaggagtttctggctgctcttcatgtccatCAGATGTTCAACAAATCTGGTGTCAATCTGCTGGCTGAAGAACAAACAACATCCCAGGAATCTGAGACAAGAACAGACGAATCTGAAGAGACACAGCTAtaccagagtgctgtggatgAGGCCTTACGgagtccaaatggacacctggaTTTGTTCCTTCGCTTCCTCCTGGGTCTTTCACTTCAGACCAATCAGACTCTCCTACGAGAtctgatgaaacacacaagaagTATCTCACAGACCAATCAGGAAACAGTCAAgtacatcaagaagaagatcagTGAGAATCTGTCTCCAGAGAGAATCATCAATCTGTttcactgtctgaatgaactgaatgatggctctctggtggaggagatccaacaCTCCCTGAGGTCAGTaagtctctccacagatgaactgtctcctgctcagtggtcagctctgtgcttcatcttactgtcatcagaagaagatctgGACGTGTTTGACCTCAAGAAATATTCTGCTTCAGAGGAGGttcttctgaggctgctgccagtggtcaaaGCCTCCAGCAAAGCTCT gctcagtggctgtaatctgtcagagagaagctgtgaggctctgtcctcagttctcagctcccagtcctctagtctgagagagctggacctgagcaACAACAACCTGCACGATTTCGGATcgaagctgctgtctgctggatgGAAGAATCCAAACTGTAAAgtggagactctcag GCTGaatggctgtaatctgtcagggAGAatctgtgaagctctgtcctcagttctcagctcccagtcctctagtctgagagagctggacctgagcaACAAtgacctgcaggattcaggagtgaagctgctgtctgctggcctgaagagtccaaactgtcagctggagactctgag GTTATCAGGCTGTATGATCACACAGGAAGGCTGtacttctctggcctcagctctgagatccaacccctcccagctgagagagctggacctgagctacaatcatccaggacactcaggagtggagctgctgtctgctggactgcaggatccacactggagactggacactCTCAGGTATGAACATACAACAAGAGCTCACACACGTTTGTCTGCCTCCTAA
- the LOC124049751 gene encoding NLR family CARD domain-containing protein 3-like isoform X2 translates to MNTSLSVGVCRRRNKVCLIACGAEQVRPLTGVGSAMNQCEETEEGVPPSKTTLCGEPDQSQTKAQSHEQQQRPDGPEPEPEPEPRCVSIRSHQFVVQPFHFKGRLPSETHVDQQTADSPVPSCVSMKSDDSMFRPVNFRGECNSAKGRVQQQQSDVLGGQSVQQNPADLDSIFMHLEENVVTFVKNELKKFQKVLSPDYPESLERQSEDEEVLDGEDEEQRSSSSRDAFLKITLHFLRKMKHEELADCLLSRTVAAVCRRQLQSKLKKKYESVFEGIAKAGNPTLLNQIYTELHITEGGTAEVNEEHEVRQIEIALRKTRRPETTIRQEDIFKASAGRDGPIRTVMTKGVAGIGKTVSTQKFTLDWAEDKANQDVHFTFPFTFRELNVLKDKKYSLVELVHDFFIETKEAGICRFEEFQVVFIFDGLDECRLTLDFHNNEILTDVTESTTVDVLLTNLIRGNLLPSARLWITTRPAAANQIPPECVDMVTEVRGFTDPQKEEYFRKRSRDDEKQASRIISHIKTSRSLHIMCHIPVFCWITATVLEDALKAREGGELPKTLTEMYIHFLVVQSKVKNIKYDGGDGIDLHRNPDSRKMIESLGKLAFEQLQKGNLIFYESDLTDCGIDIRAASVYSGVFTQIFKEERGLYQDKVFCFVHLSVQEFLAALHVHQMFNKSGVNLLAEEQTTSQESETRTDESEETQLYQSAVDEALRSPNGHLDLFLRFLLGLSLQTNQTLLRDLMKHTRSISQTNQETVKYIKKKISENLSPERIINLFHCLNELNDGSLVEEIQHSLRSVSLSTDELSPAQWSALCFILLSSEEDLDVFDLKKYSASEEVLLRLLPVVKASSKALLSGCNLSERSCEALSSVLSSQSSSLRELDLSNNNLHDFGSKLLSAGWKNPNCKVETLRLSGCMITQEGCTSLASALRSNPSQLRELDLSYNHPGHSGVELLSAGLQDPHWRLDTLRYEHTTRAHTRLSAS, encoded by the exons ATGAACACCAGTCTATCTGTCGGCGTCTGCAGACgaagaaacaaagtgtgtttgatcGCATGTGGAGCTGAACAGGTGAGACCCCTGACAG gtgtgggatctgctatgaatcagtgtgaggagacagaggagggagtccctccctctaaaaccactctgtgtggggaacCTGACCAAAGCCAGACCAaagctcagag ccacgagcagcagcagagaccagacggtcctgaacctgaacctgaacctgaacccagGTGCGTGTCCATCAGGAGCCACCAGTTCGTGGTTCAACCATTCCACTTTAAAGGACGACTTCCTTCAGAGACTCA tgtggaccagcagacagcagactctcctgtacccagctgtgtgtccatgaagagtgaTGATTCCATGTTTCGACCTGTTAACTTTAGAGGTGAATGCAACTCTGCTAAAGGAAG agttcagcagcaacagtcagatgttctcggtggtcagtctgtccagcagaatccagcagacctggactccatattcatg catcttgAGGAGAATGTTGTCACTTTTGTGAAGAATGAGCTGAAGAAGTTCCAGAAGGTTCTGAGTCCAGATTACCCAGAAAGCttagagaggcagagtgaggatgaggaggtgttggatggtgaggatgaagagcagaggagcagcagcagcagagacgcatTCCTGAAgatcacactgcacttcctgaggaAAATGAAGCATGAGGAGCTGGCTGACTGTCTGTTGAGCA gaactgttgctgcagtttgtcgACGTCAGCTCCAATCtaagctgaagaagaagtacGAGTCtgtgtttgaggggattgctaaagcaggaaacccgaccctcctgaatcagatctacacagagctccacatcacagagggagggactgcagaggtcaatgaagaacatgaggtcagacagattgaaatAGCACTCAGGAAAACCAGAAgaccagaaacaacaataagacaggaagacatctttaaagcctcagctggaagagatggaccaatcagaacagtgatgacaaagggagtggctggcattgggaaaacagtctcaacacagaagttcactctggactgggctgaagacaaagccaaccaggacgtccacttcacatttccattcactttcagagagctgaatgtgctgaaggACAAAAAGTACAGCTTGGTGGAACTTGTTCATGACTTCTTCATTGAAACTaaagaagcaggaatctgcaggtttgaggagttccaggttgtgttcatctttgacggtctggatgagtgtcgacTTACTCTGGACTTTCATAATaatgagatcctgactgatgtcacagagtccaccacagtggatgtgctgctgacaaacctcatcagagggaatctgcttccctctgctcgcctctggataaccacacgacctgcagcagccaatcagatccctcctgagtgtgttgacatggtgacagaggtcagagggttcactgacccacagaaggaggagtacttcaggaaAAGATCCAGAGATGATGAGAAGCAGGCGagcagaatcatctcccacatcaagacatcacgaagcctccacatcatgtgccacatcccagtcttctgctggatcactgctacagttctggaggatgCGCTGAAGGCCAGAGAGGGTGGAGAGCtgcccaagaccctgactgagatgtacatccacttcctggtggttcaatccaaagtgaagaacatcaagtatgatggaggagatgggatAGATCTACACCGGaatccagacagcaggaagatgattgagtctctgggaaaactggcttttgagcagctgcagaaaggcaacctgatcttctatgaatcagacctgacagactgtgggatcgatatcagagcagcctcagtgtactcaggagtgttcacccagatctttaaagaggagagaggactctaCCAGGACAAGGTGTTCTGCTTCGTCCATCTGAGtgttcaggagtttctggctgctcttcatgtccatCAGATGTTCAACAAATCTGGTGTCAATCTGCTGGCTGAAGAACAAACAACATCCCAGGAATCTGAGACAAGAACAGACGAATCTGAAGAGACACAGCTAtaccagagtgctgtggatgAGGCCTTACGgagtccaaatggacacctggaTTTGTTCCTTCGCTTCCTCCTGGGTCTTTCACTTCAGACCAATCAGACTCTCCTACGAGAtctgatgaaacacacaagaagTATCTCACAGACCAATCAGGAAACAGTCAAgtacatcaagaagaagatcagTGAGAATCTGTCTCCAGAGAGAATCATCAATCTGTttcactgtctgaatgaactgaatgatggctctctggtggaggagatccaacaCTCCCTGAGGTCAGTaagtctctccacagatgaactgtctcctgctcagtggtcagctctgtgcttcatcttactgtcatcagaagaagatctgGACGTGTTTGACCTCAAGAAATATTCTGCTTCAGAGGAGGttcttctgaggctgctgccagtggtcaaaGCCTCCAGCAAAGCTCT gctcagtggctgtaatctgtcagagagaagctgtgaggctctgtcctcagttctcagctcccagtcctctagtctgagagagctggacctgagcaACAACAACCTGCACGATTTCGGATcgaagctgctgtctgctggatgGAAGAATCCAAACTGTAAAgtggagactctcag GTTATCAGGCTGTATGATCACACAGGAAGGCTGtacttctctggcctcagctctgagatccaacccctcccagctgagagagctggacctgagctacaatcatccaggacactcaggagtggagctgctgtctgctggactgcaggatccacactggagactggacactCTCAGGTATGAACATACAACAAGAGCTCACACACGTTTGTCTGCCTCCTAA